The genomic region GTACGAAACAGGCCAGTTTCACCCTCCTGACCATCTCCATATCCCTTGCCGTCTTCATGTCCTCTCTTGACGGCACTATCGTGAATATTGCCCTGCCCACTATCTCGACCGATTTCAACCTCTCGTCGAGCACCGTGAGCTGGGTTGCAACCATCTACCTGCTGGTGCTCGCCGGCTGCGTCCTCATCTTCGGCAAACTGGCCGACCGCGTCGGGTTCAAGAAGATCTTTCTTACGGGATTTATCATCTTCACGCTCGGGTCGTTCTCGTGTGCCGTTCTGCCGGATCTCCTGAATTCCTTTGGCGCGCTCGTCGGCTCGCGTGTCTTCCAGGCAATCGGCGGCGCCATGATAACCGCGATTGCGCCGGCTATGGTCACCGCGTTCATCCCCATGTCGCAGAAAGGAAAAGCCATGGGGGTCATCATGACCGCCGCTGCACTTGGGACGGCGATCGGGCCTACGATCGGCGGGGTGCTCACCCAGTACCTGTCCTGGCACTGGATCTTCTTCATCAACGTGCCGGTAGGAATCATCGCTGTCCTGCTGGGTGCAAAAGTCATTCCCCTGAATAAACCGGTTGGAACGCCGTCGGGTTTCGACAAGGCCGGCGCATTGCTGATCTTTGTCGGGCTTGCGGCCCTGCTCTTTGCGGTGTCTGAAGGCATATCGCTTGGCTGGACTTCCCCGGTCATCCTTGGCGCCCTCGCGCTTGCCGTCATCACGCTCGGTTACTTTGTCTGGCACGAACTCAAGGTGGCTGACCCGCTCCTCGAGCTCCGCCTCTTCAAGAACAAGAATTTCTTCATGACCAACCTCATCATGGCGCTTGTCTTCTTCAGCTTTGCTGGTATCAACTACCTGCTCCCGTTCTATCTCCAGTACGTGAAGGGGTACGGGGTCTCGGATTCCGGCCTGATCCTCACGGCTCTCTCGGTTGCCATGATGGTAGCCGGGGTTCTCGCCGGTATGTTATACAACCGGATTGGCGGCAGGAAGCTCTGTATTGCCGCGGGCGTCCTGCTCGTGATTGGGTATTTCATGATGACGCTTCTCCGGATAAATACCCCGACCGGCTTTGTAACCCTCACCCTGCTCGTGCTCGGGTTCAGCCTGGGCCTGATGGTCACACCGGCCTCGAACATGATCATGAATTCCGTCGGGAAGCAGTACCAGGGGATGGTCTCCAGCCTCACGAGCCTGGAGCGGTTCGCACCGCTGACGCTCGGCATCGCCTTTGCCAACCTGGTCTTCATGCAGGGTATCGCAGTCATTGCCGGGCATCGTGGGATCACCGAATCGGCACCGGCAAAGATCCAGATGGAACTGATGACGGCCGGGTTCGATCTCGCCTTCTTTGCCTCGCTTGTTGTCGCGGTCGTCATCCTCATCCTTGCGATCCTCGCAAAGCAGGAAGTGCACCCGGACTACCAGTCCGGCAATGACAAGGATGTATCGATGGGGCTGTTCTGAACAGATTTTTTTTTTAAAAGAGGGAATCCAATCGTTTTTTGCCCTGGTCCTAACGGTGCTGTCAGCGCCGACTATCTTCCCGGGCCAGGTAATCCCGGGGTATCGCGGGTTGCCGTGCGCCGGAACCATGGTAACCTGCCGTATGATCTGTGCCCCGCCCTGCAGGATACGCCCATGGGTTAGGAGAATCCCGATCACTGAATATCCCGATGCGAGATGAACGTTCAGGGGC from uncultured Methanoregula sp. harbors:
- a CDS encoding DHA2 family efflux MFS transporter permease subunit: MDTTSPGTKQASFTLLTISISLAVFMSSLDGTIVNIALPTISTDFNLSSSTVSWVATIYLLVLAGCVLIFGKLADRVGFKKIFLTGFIIFTLGSFSCAVLPDLLNSFGALVGSRVFQAIGGAMITAIAPAMVTAFIPMSQKGKAMGVIMTAAALGTAIGPTIGGVLTQYLSWHWIFFINVPVGIIAVLLGAKVIPLNKPVGTPSGFDKAGALLIFVGLAALLFAVSEGISLGWTSPVILGALALAVITLGYFVWHELKVADPLLELRLFKNKNFFMTNLIMALVFFSFAGINYLLPFYLQYVKGYGVSDSGLILTALSVAMMVAGVLAGMLYNRIGGRKLCIAAGVLLVIGYFMMTLLRINTPTGFVTLTLLVLGFSLGLMVTPASNMIMNSVGKQYQGMVSSLTSLERFAPLTLGIAFANLVFMQGIAVIAGHRGITESAPAKIQMELMTAGFDLAFFASLVVAVVILILAILAKQEVHPDYQSGNDKDVSMGLF